From a single Brassica oleracea var. oleracea cultivar TO1000 chromosome C5, BOL, whole genome shotgun sequence genomic region:
- the LOC106294548 gene encoding uncharacterized protein LOC106294548, which produces MENPNETLNLPKIQDPSSTDDASRSSVDSTRPDPSAPPPLPSSSSKNECAICLDEIVKGDGKALFTAECCHTFHFDCITTNVKHGNKICPLCRTQWKQVPSFLDNSRPPSRFHIPLPVPPLSSPPQISFEDDELLPQAQAQAQAQAHGDQRGPPPLEVKLVPQVSAVAKQATTLGDFAVLVHLKAGVVSDEVPSRAPLDLVAVLDVSSSMDGAKMELLKNAVGFVIQNLGETDRLSVVVFSSDARRLFPLKVMSVAGKREAIQAVNSLVADGCTNIAEGLKVGARVIEDRRCRSPVPVMMLLSDGQDNYTFSQFGFGVRRQRTNYESLLPSSTSQVPIHAFGFGSDHDAELMHAISRVSSGTFSFIETETVIRDAFAQCIGGLLSVVVLEQVVEIECVHQEGVKISSIKAGSYRNSISSDGRSGTISVGDMYAEEERDFLVVLEIPSCESESMSLLKVRCVYKDPVTRETVRVESGELIIQRPDELTGEEVVSIEVDRQRNRFLVSQAISEAKVLADGGDVRAAAELLRKSERDLAETLSARAGDGLCESLTFELRALQEKMRSMSMYQTSGRAYALSSMSSHSAQRATARYSPTSPGYSPGPAGYSMPLPQAYQTSAMARMVTRSQQLGIQSPTPASPAPGDQT; this is translated from the exons ATGGAGAACCCGAACGAAACTCTCAATCTTCCCAAAATCCAAGACCCTTCTTCCACCGATGATGCCTCACGATCATCCGTTGACTCGACCCGACCCGATCCGTCAGCTCCTCCCCCTCTGCCTTCCTCTTCCTCCAAG AATGAATGCGCGATTTGCTTGGATGAGATTGTGAAGGGAGATGGAAAGGCGTTATTCACTGCAGAGTGTTGTCACACTTTTCATTTCGATTGTATCACCACCAACGTGAAACACGGAAACAAGATCTGCCCTCTCTGCAGAACTCAGTGGAAACAAGTCCCTTCGTTTCTTGATAACAGTCGTCCCCCTTCCCGTTTCCACATCCCTCTCCCTGTCCCGCCCCTATCCTCCCCTCCTCAAATAAGTTTTGAAGACGACGAGCTTTTACCCCAGGCCCAGGCCCAGGCCCAGGCCCAGGCCCATGGTGATCAGCGTGGGCCTCCTCCTCTCGAGGTTAAACTTGTCCCACAAGTCTCTGCTGTGGCGAAACAGGCTACTACTCTTGGTGATTTTGCTGTTCTTGTTCATCTCAAGGCGGGCGTTGTGAGCGATGAGGTGCCTTCTCGTGCTCCTCTGGATCTCGTCGCGGTTCTCGACGTGAGTAGTAGCATGGATGGGGCCAAGATGGAGCTTTTGAAAAACGCCGTGGGGTTTGTGATTCAGAATCTTGGCGAGACGGACAGGCTCTCTGTGGTTGTATTCTCCTCCGATGCTCGTAGGCTGTTCCCTCTTAAGGTGATGTCTGTGGCGGGGAAACGAGAGGCCATCCAGGCTGTTAACTCCTTGGTTGCTGACGGCTGCACTAACATCGCAGAGGGGCTCAAGGTTGGCGCTAGGGTGATTGAGGACCGGCGCTGTAGAAGCCCTGTTCCAGTGATGATGCTTTTGTCCGATGGGCAGGACAACTACACTTTCTCTCAGTTTGGGTTCGGTGTCCGCCGTCAGAGAACGAATTACGAGTCTTTGCTCCCGAGTTCCACTAGCCAGGTTCCGATACATGCCTTCGGGTTCGGTTCTGACCACGACGCTGAGCTGATGCACGCGATTTCGCGAGTCTCTAGTGGCACGTTCTCGTTTATCGAGACGGAGACTGTGATACGTGACGCGTTCGCGCAGTGCATTGGAGGGCTTCTCAGCGTTGTGGTTCTCGAGCAAGTTGTTGAGATCGAATGCGTTCACCAGGAGGGAGTGAAGATATCTTCTATAAAAGCAGGAAGCTACAGAAACAGCATCTCGTCTGATGGAAGAAGCGGTACGATCAGTGTCGGAGACATGTACGCAGAGGAAGAAAGGGACTTCCTCGTGGTTCTTGAGATTCCGAGCTGCGAATCTGAATCCATGTCGCTGCTCAAGGTGCGATGCGTCTACAAAGATCCCGTTACGAGAGAGACAGTCCGTGTGGAGTCAGGGGAACTGATCATTCAAAGGCCAGACGAGCTAACGGGAGAAGAAGTGGTGTCCATAGAGGTTGATAGGCAACGAAACAGGTTCCTTGTTTCACAAGCCATCTCGGAGGCTAAGGTTTTAGCCGATGGAGGCGACGTGAGGGCGGCGGCTGAACTTCTCAGGAAGAGTGAGAGAGACTTGGCAGAGACACTGTCTGCTCGGGCGGGCGATGGGCTTTGCGAGTCTTTAACCTTTGAGCTGAGAGCGTTGCAAGAGAAGATGAGGAGCATGAGTATGTACCAAACGTCAGGTCGAGCGTACGCATTGTCAAGCATGAGCTCTCATTCGGCTCAGAGAGCAACGGCTCGTTACTCGCCAACGTCCCCAGGATACTCGCCAGGACCAGCAGGATACAGCATGCCGTTGCCACAGGCTTATCAGACGTCAGCAATGGCTCGTATGGTGACTCGGTCTCAGCAACTTGGGATCCAAAGCCCAACGCCGGCTTCTCCTGCTCCTGGAGACCAAACCTGA